A window of the Nitrosococcus wardiae genome harbors these coding sequences:
- a CDS encoding roadblock/LC7 domain-containing protein yields MRADMLTAVLHDLNGTSADIEASGVISTDGLMMAAVLPATLDEDRVGAMSAAMLSLGDRSAKELERGTLEQVLIKGDHGYVLMTYAGDEAVLTVMAKPNAKLGLIFLDVKRAAESIASML; encoded by the coding sequence ATGCGCGCAGATATGCTGACTGCTGTCCTGCATGACCTCAATGGTACTTCAGCCGATATTGAGGCATCCGGAGTAATTTCAACAGACGGTCTAATGATGGCCGCAGTCTTGCCCGCTACTCTCGATGAGGACAGAGTAGGCGCCATGAGTGCTGCTATGTTGTCATTAGGCGATAGAAGCGCCAAAGAACTGGAGCGTGGAACCTTGGAACAAGTTTTGATCAAAGGGGATCACGGCTATGTATTAATGACCTATGCAGGCGATGAAGCTGTGCTTACAGTAATGGCAAAACCCAATGCCAAACTCGGATTAATCTTTCTTGATGTCAAAAGAGCGGCCGAGAGCATCGCTTCGATGTTATAA
- a CDS encoding phosphate/phosphite/phosphonate ABC transporter substrate-binding protein has translation MPYNFTVSPDFTPDHLSGWYIFNTWLQKALGEAVHLEMYNDFKTQRDAIEAGKVDLIYANPYDASMLVREKRFTALVKPKGDSDEATIAVNANNSAKAVEDLQAGVKVAITNDPDVHMMGLIMLEPADLNSSNIQLNIRDNYIMVAKDLLRGESDVGIFLAEAFDNLSSVVKNQLRVLVNSQIHVIHHSLMLGPALAAKQEILLQALMDMIEDEKGQGVLKSLGFSGWDPVDQENTEFMIDLMDTLMV, from the coding sequence ATGCCATACAATTTTACAGTCAGCCCAGATTTTACTCCAGATCATTTATCTGGCTGGTATATTTTCAATACTTGGCTACAGAAAGCTCTTGGTGAGGCCGTTCATCTAGAAATGTATAATGATTTTAAAACTCAGCGTGACGCCATCGAAGCAGGAAAAGTAGATTTGATTTACGCTAATCCCTATGATGCCTCTATGCTGGTAAGAGAAAAAAGGTTCACTGCTTTAGTTAAGCCCAAGGGTGATTCCGACGAAGCCACTATCGCCGTTAACGCGAATAATTCTGCAAAAGCCGTAGAAGATTTGCAAGCCGGAGTAAAAGTGGCGATTACCAATGATCCCGATGTCCACATGATGGGATTAATTATGCTTGAGCCTGCTGATTTGAATTCCTCCAATATTCAGTTGAATATACGAGATAATTACATCATGGTTGCAAAAGACTTATTACGCGGTGAAAGTGATGTGGGCATTTTCCTTGCTGAAGCTTTTGATAATTTGTCTTCTGTCGTCAAAAACCAGCTTCGGGTTTTAGTCAACAGCCAAATTCATGTCATTCATCACTCACTAATGCTTGGCCCCGCCTTAGCGGCGAAGCAAGAAATCCTATTACAGGCGCTAATGGACATGATAGAAGATGAAAAAGGTCAAGGCGTTTTGAAAAGCCTCGGCTTTAGCGGCTGGGACCCTGTCGATCAAGAGAACACAGAATTTATGATTGATCTCATGGATACCTTAATGGTTTAA
- a CDS encoding YncE family protein, with translation MKERSHFPACYAFALTLSAMVLVFFTPRVQGEILAMLNYETKPEQIVRKEGLAIIDVDPNSPTFGKMLMDIPLPPNLIAHHIYYNKDHSKAYVTALGKSILHVMDMTQFPYRMKGVAIPECKVLEDMTFSKDNQTWYLTCMGSDNVIVGDATTDKPIKSIEAPPPGPPFVRYPHGIALHEGIDRLLVTSTIRHSDLGDPGETITVIEPSTGKVLSTHKVSLKPSPSGAAPVEVYFLPDSSPPLAYITNMYEGTLWSAVWNPSQKAFDFQQVADFTPHDQGVPLAMQFNRKGDRLFVTTAKPGHLNIFDISHPQTPKLLQAIPAAPGAHHLELSPDERYAFVQNSLLNLPEMSDGSISVIDLTKGEAIAQIDTLKNQGFNPNCLVLLPEWSAGSHSH, from the coding sequence ATGAAAGAAAGATCTCACTTTCCCGCTTGCTATGCTTTTGCGCTGACTCTTAGCGCCATGGTCCTAGTGTTTTTTACCCCCCGGGTTCAGGGGGAAATTCTCGCTATGCTTAATTATGAAACGAAACCGGAACAAATCGTTCGCAAGGAAGGGCTGGCAATCATTGATGTTGACCCCAACTCACCCACATTTGGCAAAATGTTGATGGATATTCCCCTGCCCCCTAACTTGATAGCCCATCATATCTATTACAATAAGGATCACAGCAAAGCCTACGTAACTGCCCTTGGGAAAAGCATTTTACATGTTATGGATATGACCCAGTTTCCCTACCGGATGAAAGGGGTTGCCATTCCTGAATGTAAGGTTCTAGAAGACATGACCTTCTCAAAGGATAACCAAACATGGTATCTCACCTGCATGGGCTCCGATAATGTGATTGTAGGCGATGCCACCACGGATAAGCCTATCAAGAGCATCGAGGCCCCACCCCCAGGTCCCCCCTTTGTGCGTTATCCCCATGGAATTGCCCTTCATGAAGGCATCGATCGCCTATTGGTCACCAGTACGATCCGGCACTCGGATCTAGGCGATCCGGGAGAAACGATTACGGTAATTGAACCCAGCACGGGGAAAGTCCTTTCCACCCACAAAGTTTCCCTGAAACCCTCTCCTTCAGGGGCAGCCCCCGTAGAGGTTTACTTCCTACCCGACTCTAGTCCACCGCTGGCCTATATCACCAATATGTACGAAGGAACCCTCTGGTCAGCCGTTTGGAATCCGAGCCAAAAAGCTTTTGACTTCCAGCAAGTTGCAGATTTCACTCCTCACGATCAAGGCGTTCCTCTAGCCATGCAGTTCAATCGCAAAGGCGACCGGCTTTTCGTGACCACAGCTAAACCCGGTCATTTAAACATTTTTGACATTAGCCATCCCCAAACGCCTAAACTGCTGCAGGCCATTCCCGCGGCTCCCGGTGCTCACCACTTGGAATTGTCACCCGATGAACGTTACGCCTTCGTCCAGAATAGCCTCCTCAACTTGCCAGAAATGAGTGATGGTTCCATCAGCGTGATTGATCTCACAAAAGGCGAAGCCATTGCTCAAATTGATACCCTCAAAAATCAAGGATTCAATCCCAATTGCCTCGTACTTCTCCCTGAATGGAGTGCGGGTAGCCATTCACATTAA
- a CDS encoding acetyltransferase — MNNTKIAETVRLACLEAALNAYEDAGISGLCAEGRWEYAVAAIRELDLETILREVNSDHRDKPNFPK; from the coding sequence ATGAACAATACTAAAATCGCAGAAACCGTCCGGCTGGCCTGTTTAGAGGCTGCGCTTAATGCTTACGAGGACGCTGGAATAAGCGGACTTTGCGCCGAAGGCCGGTGGGAATATGCAGTAGCGGCCATTCGAGAATTGGACTTAGAGACCATTTTACGTGAGGTTAATTCAGATCACCGAGATAAGCCCAATTTCCCAAAATAA
- a CDS encoding carbamoyltransferase, translated as MNILGISAYYHDSAAALVRDGHIVAAAQEERFSRKKHDARFPVNALDYCLAGSSTELKDVDYLVFYEKPLLKFDRLLETYLAYAPDGFQSFAAAMPVWLKEKLFLKKLLKEEFAALGHCKTKDLPPLLFTEHHQSHAASAFFPSPFEKAAILCMDGVGEWATTSVWLGAGNSLEPQWEIDFPHSLGLLYSAFTYYTGFKVNSGEYKLMGLAPYGTPKYAELILDKLLSLKEDGSFRMDMQYFNYATGLTMTNRKFDDLFGGPPRKPESPVTQREMDIASSIQAVTEEVVLRVANNIHQETGADYLCLAGGVALNCVANGRLLREGPFKDLWIQPAAGDSGGALGAALSIWYEYLGNSRTVGQTDSMAGAYLGPRFSDDEIKHYLDSVNANYEKLADAELMPRLADILAGENVVGWFQGRMEYGPRALGGRSIIGDPRSKAMQSVMNLKIKYRESFRPFAPSILADHVSDYFDIDCSSPYMLLVAPVKERHRTPMTAEQEKLFGIEKLNVPRSAIPAITHVDYSARIQTVHKETNPRYYDLINHFKKRTGCPVMVNTSFNVRGEPIVCTPEDAYRCFMRTEMDYLVIEGFLMAKRNQPAWEKDDSWKDEFELD; from the coding sequence ATGAATATCCTTGGTATCTCGGCTTATTACCACGATAGTGCCGCCGCCCTAGTGCGCGATGGGCACATCGTCGCCGCGGCACAGGAAGAACGCTTTAGCCGTAAAAAGCATGATGCGCGCTTCCCGGTAAACGCATTGGACTACTGCCTGGCTGGCAGCAGCACCGAATTGAAGGATGTTGACTATCTTGTTTTTTATGAGAAGCCACTGCTCAAATTCGACCGTCTGCTGGAAACATATCTGGCCTACGCGCCCGATGGATTCCAATCATTTGCCGCGGCCATGCCAGTATGGCTCAAGGAAAAGTTGTTCCTGAAAAAACTGCTGAAGGAGGAATTTGCTGCACTTGGCCATTGCAAGACAAAAGATCTTCCACCGCTGCTGTTCACCGAGCATCATCAATCTCACGCGGCGTCCGCGTTTTTTCCGAGTCCGTTTGAAAAGGCCGCCATCCTGTGCATGGACGGTGTCGGCGAATGGGCGACGACGAGTGTATGGTTGGGCGCAGGTAACTCGCTCGAGCCCCAATGGGAGATCGACTTCCCACACTCTCTTGGACTCCTGTACTCGGCGTTTACTTATTACACCGGCTTCAAGGTCAATTCCGGTGAATATAAGCTTATGGGGCTCGCCCCGTATGGCACACCGAAATACGCTGAGCTGATTCTGGACAAACTCCTCTCGCTGAAGGAAGACGGGAGTTTTCGCATGGATATGCAGTATTTCAATTATGCCACCGGGTTGACGATGACCAATCGTAAATTCGACGATCTGTTTGGCGGTCCGCCACGCAAGCCGGAATCGCCGGTCACACAGCGCGAGATGGACATCGCCTCCTCGATCCAGGCTGTCACAGAGGAAGTGGTTCTGCGTGTGGCGAATAACATTCACCAGGAGACCGGCGCGGATTACTTGTGCCTTGCCGGTGGCGTTGCATTGAATTGCGTTGCTAACGGGCGATTGCTGCGCGAAGGGCCATTCAAGGATCTTTGGATTCAACCTGCAGCAGGAGATTCCGGCGGGGCCCTCGGTGCGGCGCTATCCATCTGGTACGAATATCTTGGCAATTCGCGCACGGTTGGGCAGACAGATAGCATGGCCGGCGCTTACCTCGGCCCCAGGTTCTCGGATGATGAAATAAAACATTACCTGGATTCCGTGAATGCAAACTATGAAAAACTGGCCGATGCTGAACTGATGCCCCGACTCGCCGATATTCTGGCCGGGGAAAACGTCGTCGGGTGGTTCCAGGGGCGTATGGAATATGGGCCGCGCGCCTTGGGCGGACGGTCAATCATTGGTGATCCCCGCAGTAAGGCAATGCAGTCGGTCATGAATCTGAAGATTAAATACCGTGAATCGTTTAGGCCCTTTGCGCCCTCCATACTGGCGGATCATGTGTCTGATTATTTCGACATTGACTGTTCTAGCCCTTATATGTTGCTGGTGGCGCCCGTTAAGGAGCGGCATCGTACACCGATGACCGCAGAGCAGGAGAAGCTCTTCGGCATTGAGAAATTGAATGTGCCGCGTTCCGCCATCCCTGCTATAACACACGTTGACTATTCGGCTCGTATTCAGACTGTTCACAAGGAAACCAATCCACGTTATTACGACCTGATCAATCATTTTAAAAAACGAACCGGTTGCCCGGTGATGGTAAACACCTCATTTAATGTCCGCGGTGAACCGATCGTGTGCACTCCCGAGGACGCCTATCGGTGCTTTATGCGCACCGAAATGGATTATCTGGTCATCGAGGGATTTCTGATGGCCAAGCGGAATCAGCCGGCCTGGGAAAAGGATGACTCCTGGAAGGATGAATTCGAACTGGATTGA
- a CDS encoding DUF5989 family protein produces the protein MIELIKDLWCFMRERKKLWMAPIIVVMLLLGALIVLGQGSAVAPFIYTLF, from the coding sequence ATGATTGAGCTGATAAAAGATCTTTGGTGTTTCATGCGTGAGCGTAAAAAGCTCTGGATGGCACCGATCATAGTCGTGATGCTACTCCTGGGCGCACTAATCGTCCTGGGCCAGGGCTCTGCCGTCGCACCATTCATCTACACTCTGTTTTAA
- a CDS encoding SGNH/GDSL hydrolase family protein, translated as MSRARTITFSLFPVLLLLVILEITGRVIYPFDIDARAMIKAERDPRIRLSYLSRSGDGKSILFDVHRQPQRYIPFLGWIGAPNTDLPTISTNSLGFRDDPIEPRQTDERRVLILGGSTAWGLGASANEYTVTGVMESLLNQGTQAYNYRVMNGAYPGWQSRNELIALMEFYNRFDPDYVIVLTGYNDLFTLTHGNDGELHTRPESRMLANAVDESLKPMTTIRALRKVAGSLGIWRIVIHFREKMTLAKPHDGVTRYNAETSSKVASDILDRYLAMADYTQRHGSQLIIALQPDIYTTEKAMTGEELGVRRRVTEGWRDIETTYGKYRADLHQLLTENLIAAGIPVIDLAGAFDGVQAPVFIDACHLNDEGYYDLGVFLFKQVGDHLTAMR; from the coding sequence ATGAGTAGGGCCAGGACTATCACATTCAGCCTTTTTCCTGTGTTGCTCCTGCTGGTGATTCTGGAGATAACTGGCAGGGTCATCTATCCGTTTGACATTGACGCTAGGGCAATGATCAAGGCGGAGCGCGATCCACGCATTCGGCTGAGCTATCTTTCTCGGTCCGGTGACGGGAAATCCATTCTTTTTGATGTGCATCGTCAACCACAGCGCTATATCCCGTTTTTGGGATGGATAGGAGCACCAAACACTGATTTGCCGACCATAAGTACAAACTCCCTGGGCTTTCGAGACGACCCCATCGAGCCGCGCCAAACAGATGAACGGCGCGTGCTGATACTCGGCGGCTCCACAGCCTGGGGTCTCGGCGCATCTGCTAATGAGTATACCGTTACCGGGGTCATGGAATCGCTCCTGAACCAGGGCACACAGGCCTACAACTATCGCGTGATGAACGGGGCCTATCCCGGCTGGCAATCGCGAAATGAGCTGATAGCGCTTATGGAATTCTATAATCGCTTTGACCCCGATTATGTCATTGTGCTCACCGGCTATAATGACTTGTTCACACTGACCCATGGCAACGATGGCGAGTTGCATACGCGCCCGGAAAGCCGAATGTTAGCCAATGCCGTCGATGAATCCCTCAAACCAATGACGACAATCCGGGCGCTGCGCAAGGTTGCGGGATCACTTGGTATCTGGCGGATCGTTATCCATTTCAGGGAGAAGATGACCCTGGCAAAGCCGCATGATGGCGTTACCCGCTATAATGCCGAAACCTCCAGCAAGGTTGCGTCTGATATCCTTGATCGATATCTCGCCATGGCGGACTATACCCAGCGGCATGGATCACAACTCATCATTGCGTTGCAACCCGATATATACACGACAGAAAAAGCCATGACCGGCGAGGAACTCGGCGTGAGGCGGCGGGTCACGGAAGGCTGGCGCGATATCGAAACAACTTACGGAAAATATCGGGCGGACTTGCACCAACTGTTAACTGAAAATCTGATCGCTGCAGGAATTCCGGTCATCGATCTTGCGGGTGCCTTTGACGGGGTACAGGCGCCGGTGTTTATCGACGCCTGTCACTTGAATGACGAGGGATATTATGATCTCGGCGTTTTCCTTTTCAAACAGGTCGGAGACCATTTAACCGCCATGCGGTGA
- a CDS encoding PAS domain-containing protein, whose protein sequence is MIKDMAPEDMVGDYKETKLELYGIGPRRVLYTEIEAPYPDGRLIVSRTDSEGLITHCNKSFVDMSGYTKEELIGVPHSILKHPDIPPVIYKDLWETLKKGDKWQGFIKNLRKDGGYYWVKATVLPNVRNGEVIGYTSVRRKPSRKKIEECIAQYPSMF, encoded by the coding sequence ATGATTAAGGATATGGCGCCCGAGGATATGGTGGGAGATTACAAGGAAACGAAGCTAGAACTCTATGGCATCGGGCCACGTCGGGTTCTCTATACGGAAATAGAAGCACCTTATCCAGACGGTCGTCTCATTGTCTCAAGAACTGATTCAGAAGGGCTCATCACCCATTGCAACAAGTCTTTCGTTGATATGTCCGGCTATACCAAAGAAGAATTAATCGGTGTCCCTCATTCCATTTTAAAACACCCTGATATTCCACCGGTAATATATAAAGATCTCTGGGAGACTCTGAAAAAAGGAGATAAATGGCAGGGATTTATCAAAAACCTTCGCAAAGATGGAGGTTATTACTGGGTAAAAGCAACCGTACTCCCCAATGTGCGCAACGGTGAAGTCATTGGTTACACTTCAGTGCGCCGTAAACCTTCCCGTAAAAAAATAGAAGAATGCATCGCCCAATACCCAAGTATGTTTTAA
- a CDS encoding DUF938 domain-containing protein: MKNFSQACENNKRPILKRLKTALKDCSEVLEIGSGSGQHAVYFGEHLPHLEWQPTELPSVISVLRHNLRTNSPNNVLIPIELDVRQHPWPIDLTSSIFSANTLHIMPWPSVRQFFKGVGKVLKQDGLLCLYGPFRYGGNYTSDSNAYFDVWLKERDPESGIRNFEDVNFLAQEQGLDLLNDYSMPANNQFLIWRKREGLRIIREFKA, from the coding sequence ATGAAGAACTTCTCACAGGCGTGTGAAAATAATAAGAGACCGATTTTGAAGAGATTAAAAACTGCGCTTAAGGATTGCAGTGAAGTGTTGGAAATCGGGAGCGGATCGGGTCAACACGCGGTATACTTTGGGGAGCACCTCCCTCACTTGGAATGGCAACCTACCGAACTGCCATCGGTTATAAGCGTATTGCGGCATAATTTGCGCACAAATTCGCCAAACAATGTATTAATACCCATAGAACTGGATGTCCGCCAACACCCATGGCCGATCGATTTGACCTCTAGCATATTTAGCGCAAATACTTTGCATATAATGCCCTGGCCTAGTGTTCGGCAATTCTTCAAGGGTGTTGGGAAGGTACTAAAGCAAGATGGGTTGCTGTGCCTCTATGGGCCATTTCGCTATGGGGGGAATTACACCAGTGATAGTAATGCTTATTTTGATGTGTGGCTGAAAGAACGAGATCCTGAGAGCGGTATCCGTAATTTTGAAGACGTAAATTTTCTTGCCCAGGAACAGGGATTAGATTTATTGAATGACTATTCAATGCCTGCTAATAACCAGTTTCTGATTTGGAGAAAGCGTGAGGGTTTGCGGATTATAAGGGAATTTAAAGCTTAA
- a CDS encoding DUF4277 domain-containing protein — protein sequence MDTNYETKTIEHVGLVAGMFDELGVGELLDIVVTINRI from the coding sequence ATGGACACGAACTATGAAACGAAGACGATAGAGCATGTGGGCTTGGTGGCCGGGATGTTTGATGAATTAGGGGTTGGCGAGTTGCTCGATATAGTCGTGACAATCAACCGGATCTGA
- a CDS encoding circadian clock KaiB family protein has product MREEITEDLGESEVWDLRLYTAGQTPKSLAAIRNLRKICEEHLAGRYRIEVIDLIQHPQLARGDQILAVPTLVRKLPSPICRIIGDLSNTERVLVGLDLRHHSE; this is encoded by the coding sequence ATGAGGGAAGAGATAACCGAAGACTTAGGTGAATCAGAGGTTTGGGATCTGCGCCTCTACACGGCAGGACAAACACCGAAGTCGCTGGCGGCGATCCGCAACTTGAGAAAGATTTGTGAGGAACACCTTGCAGGCCGATATCGGATCGAGGTCATCGACTTGATACAGCACCCACAGCTTGCGCGTGGAGATCAGATTCTTGCCGTCCCCACGCTCGTGCGAAAACTACCTTCGCCCATCTGTAGAATCATCGGAGACCTCTCCAATACCGAGCGGGTTTTAGTCGGCCTCGATCTCCGCCACCATTCTGAATAG
- a CDS encoding SxtJ family membrane protein, with translation MYEIPELDARGLRNFALLTGAIIIVLVGLFFPWVFGFKIPVWPWVLASVLAAWGLVAPATLRPVYRGWMKFGQLLSKITTPLVLGIVFYLVIFPIGFVMRMFGRDPMIGRINTVVRTYRIPSAKPPKENIERPF, from the coding sequence ATGTATGAAATACCAGAATTGGACGCACGGGGGCTGCGCAATTTTGCGCTACTGACGGGTGCCATTATCATTGTCCTGGTCGGCCTCTTTTTCCCCTGGGTGTTTGGATTCAAGATCCCGGTCTGGCCTTGGGTGCTTGCTAGCGTGTTGGCGGCTTGGGGGTTGGTTGCGCCCGCGACCTTAAGACCCGTCTACCGTGGCTGGATGAAGTTTGGGCAGTTACTCAGCAAAATTACGACACCGCTCGTGCTGGGCATAGTATTTTATCTGGTGATCTTTCCCATCGGTTTTGTAATGCGGATGTTTGGCCGGGATCCTATGATAGGACGTATAAACACTGTCGTGCGGACCTACAGGATTCCAAGCGCTAAACCCCCCAAGGAAAATATAGAGCGACCTTTCTGA
- a CDS encoding tetratricopeptide repeat protein — MGRAEQLMGPQPQIEQLAQIYHHRGNILFPLGRIEDCLSAHRQALKFATETNSPLLEVCALSGLGDAYYQSAV; from the coding sequence TTGGGCAGGGCTGAGCAGTTAATGGGGCCTCAGCCTCAAATCGAGCAATTGGCGCAAATTTACCATCATCGGGGCAATATTCTATTTCCTTTAGGCCGCATCGAGGATTGTTTGAGTGCTCACCGGCAAGCGCTTAAATTCGCTACAGAAACCAACTCTCCTCTGCTGGAAGTCTGTGCTTTAAGTGGGCTAGGGGATGCCTATTACCAGAGTGCGGTTTGA
- the kaiC gene encoding circadian clock protein KaiC, with amino-acid sequence MHVVENTPAPVKQQLPKASTGIQGFDEITQGGLPRGRTALICGGPGCGKTLFGMEFLVRGILQYDEPGVFVSFEENADDLAQNVASLGYDLNELCHQQKLVLDHVHIERNEIEETGEYDLEGLFIRLNYAIDQVGAKRVVLDTLEALFAGLPNEAILRAELRRLFSWLKKKGVTAVITAERGTGVLTRHGLEEYVSDCVILLDHRVDEQISTRRLRIVKYRGSAHGANEYPFLIDEGGFSVFPVTSLELNHRAATERISTGVPRLDTMLDGEGFHRGSSILVSGTAGTGKSSIAAQFSSAACARGERVLYFAFEESPSQIMRNMRSIGLDLESWVRAGLLRFHAVRPTLHGLEMHLAITLKLVQEFQPQAIIIDPISNLIAAGTQNQARIMLTRMIDYFKNRGITALFTSLTEKADFLEHTDIGVSSLMDTWLGLRTIESGGERNRGLYILKSRGTAHSNQIREFRLTDHGIDLVDVYLGPEGVLTGTARYQQEAKEREAARIRTEEIKTKQRNVERRRLALEAQIAQMRAEIEAEEDALAQAVAQEKRAVASREKNRAAMARMRHAEEP; translated from the coding sequence ATGCATGTAGTTGAAAACACCCCTGCACCTGTCAAACAGCAGCTACCGAAGGCATCAACCGGAATTCAAGGGTTCGACGAGATTACTCAAGGGGGGCTGCCCCGCGGGCGTACGGCGCTCATCTGTGGTGGCCCGGGGTGCGGCAAGACATTATTTGGAATGGAGTTTCTTGTCCGCGGAATCCTGCAGTATGACGAACCGGGCGTCTTCGTCTCATTTGAGGAAAATGCCGACGATCTGGCGCAAAATGTTGCCTCGCTGGGATATGATCTCAACGAACTTTGCCATCAACAAAAACTAGTTCTCGATCATGTGCACATTGAGCGCAATGAAATTGAGGAAACCGGGGAATACGACCTCGAGGGCTTGTTCATCCGGCTGAATTACGCCATCGACCAGGTAGGGGCGAAACGGGTAGTGCTCGATACACTAGAGGCATTATTTGCAGGGCTTCCGAATGAAGCGATCCTACGCGCCGAGCTGCGACGCTTGTTCAGTTGGCTGAAGAAAAAAGGAGTTACCGCTGTGATCACAGCGGAACGAGGCACCGGTGTGCTGACCCGGCATGGCCTTGAAGAGTACGTCTCCGATTGCGTTATCCTGCTCGATCACCGAGTTGACGAGCAGATTTCCACGCGGCGGCTGCGGATCGTGAAGTATCGGGGTTCGGCGCATGGAGCCAATGAGTATCCATTTCTGATCGATGAGGGCGGATTTTCCGTCTTTCCAGTAACCTCTCTCGAGCTCAACCATCGGGCTGCTACGGAGCGAATCTCCACGGGCGTTCCCCGGCTAGATACCATGCTCGATGGAGAGGGGTTTCACCGAGGCAGCAGCATTCTCGTCTCCGGGACTGCAGGTACCGGAAAAAGCAGCATTGCTGCACAGTTTTCAAGTGCTGCCTGCGCACGTGGAGAGCGTGTCCTCTATTTCGCTTTCGAGGAGTCTCCAAGCCAGATTATGCGGAACATGCGCTCGATCGGCCTCGATCTGGAGTCCTGGGTAAGGGCAGGGCTGCTTCGTTTCCATGCCGTGCGGCCGACGCTCCATGGCTTAGAGATGCACCTTGCTATCACACTCAAACTGGTGCAGGAGTTTCAACCCCAGGCTATCATCATCGATCCAATTTCCAATCTCATTGCTGCGGGGACCCAAAACCAAGCTCGGATTATGCTCACGCGCATGATCGACTATTTCAAGAACAGGGGGATCACAGCGCTTTTCACGAGTCTCACAGAAAAGGCGGATTTTCTAGAGCACACCGATATCGGTGTTTCTTCCCTGATGGATACATGGCTTGGACTACGCACCATCGAGAGCGGTGGGGAGCGCAACCGTGGGCTCTATATCCTCAAATCTCGCGGTACCGCGCACTCGAACCAGATCCGCGAGTTCCGCCTGACCGATCACGGTATCGACCTTGTCGATGTATATTTGGGCCCTGAGGGAGTTCTCACCGGGACAGCCCGTTATCAGCAAGAGGCAAAGGAGCGCGAGGCCGCACGGATCCGCACTGAAGAGATTAAAACCAAGCAGCGCAACGTGGAACGCAGGCGACTCGCCCTTGAGGCACAGATCGCACAAATGCGTGCTGAGATCGAGGCGGAAGAGGATGCACTCGCTCAGGCCGTAGCTCAGGAGAAGCGGGCGGTGGCGTCTCGGGAAAAGAATCGCGCGGCCATGGCGCGGATGCGGCATGCAGAGGAACCCTAG